The following proteins come from a genomic window of Mustelus asterias chromosome 1, sMusAst1.hap1.1, whole genome shotgun sequence:
- the LOC144495114 gene encoding ADP-ribosyl cyclase/cyclic ADP-ribose hydrolase 2-like: protein MWKWSMFLLGILLMNCSTSEGAAIKSWHGVGTVHNLEEIIIGRCYNYLRVVNPTIREKNCSAIWEAFRNAFIYKEPCHVIPADYEDFINLALHAVSENKSLFWENTKLLVHRYSDKTRRMMPLGDTLIGYLADDLDWCGQLEPPGINFVSCPTTTECENNPGDSFWKIASESYAKEAKGIVRVMMNGSVPDGTFLKNGFFAKYELPNLRNSKIPEIQIWVMHNIDGPVRESCGTGTIKELENVLQKQNFSYKCINNYRAIRHLQCVDFPDKPACTCI, encoded by the exons ATGTGGAAATGGAGCATGTTTCTGCTTGGAATCCTACTGATGAATTGTTCGACTTCAGAAGGTGCAGCAATAAAGTCATGGCATGGAGTTGGAACCGTCCACAATTTGGAGGAGATCATAATTGGTAGATGTTACAACTACCTTAGAGTAGTGAATCCTACAATAAG GGAAAAGAACTGTTCAGCGATTTGGGAGGCATTTCGCAATGCCTTCATTTATAAAGAGCCCTGCCATGTCATTCCAGCTGATTATGAGGATTTTATCAATCTGGCACTGCACGCTGTCTCTGAGAACAAG TCACTATTCTGGGAAAATACCAAGCTTCTGGTGCACAGATATTCAGATAAAACCAGACGAATGATGCCTCTTGGTGACACCCTGATTGGCTATTTGGCAGATGACTTGGACTGGTGCGGACAACTTGAACCTCCAG GCATAAATTTTGTATCCTGCCCCACAACAACTGAGTGTGAAAATAAcccaggtgattcattttggaaaatAGCATCTGAATCT TATGCGAAGGAGGCAAAGGGAATAGTGAGAGTGATGATGAACGGCTCGGTTCCTGATGGAACTTTTCTAAAAAATGG GTTTTTTGCTAAGTACGAGCTTCCGAATTTAAGAAACAGCAAAATCCCTGAAATACAGATTTGGGTCATGCACAATATTGATGGACCTGTTCG AGAATCATGTGGGACAGGCACCATTAAAGAGCTTGAAAATGTTCTACAGAAGCAGAATTTCAGCTACAAGTGCATAAACAATTACAG AGCTATTCGCCACCTACAATGTGTGGATTTTCCAGACAAACCAGCCTGCACCTGTATTTAG